A DNA window from Aspergillus nidulans FGSC A4 chromosome I contains the following coding sequences:
- a CDS encoding cytochrome P450 (transcript_id=CADANIAT00006879): MNSLPLLLAAAFVGFLYVFLTKGRREKGLPSGPPTLPILGNLHQIPVKGSYLKFTEWASQYGGLYSLKLGTGTAIVITDPRLVKEVIDRKSSKYSNRPDSFVAHTITGGSHLLVMQYGPLWRTMRKLVHQHFMETAVEKSHIHVQNAEAVQMLRDFCVRPDQHMLHPKRYSNSIIMSLVYGVRTPSVHTAHMTQLYEMMGCRLTMRPSSFQERWSKVMEPGNTPPVDIYSFLHYIPQKVFGNWLSRAKGVRDEMCQLYGQYLDLVDSRRKKVGSTGSFMDTVLDQNEKLGLTRHQLYFLGGVLMEGGSDTSSSIILAFIHAMTKWPQVLKKAQAEIDSVVGEDRTPVWSDYGSLPYVAATVKEAMRWRPAVPLAFPHAAAEDDWVDGHFIPKGSTVIISGWGMHHNEARFGNPSVFDPDHYKGQTALAPELANASDYTARDHYGYGTGRRICPGIHVAERNLFLAISKLIWAFSIEPGVDESGKLIEPDLHPTTGYSEGFLVCANDFPCRIMPRSERRRETIMKEYQRAQEEVFSRFENISS, from the exons ATGAACTCACTACCTTTGCTCCTCGCTGCTGCTTTTGTAGGCTTCCTATATGTGTTTCTTACCAAAGGCCGGAGAGAGAAAGGTCTCCCTTCTG GACCTCCCACCCTACCAATCTTGGGAAACCTTCACCAAATCCCGGTAAAAGGATCTTACCTAAA ATTCACAGAATGGGCCTCCCAGTACGGCGGCCTGTACTCGCTCAAACTCGGCACCGGAACAGCGATCGTCATCACCGACCCCCGTCTCGTCAAGGAGGTCATTGACCGCAAGAGCTCCAAATACAGCAACCGGCCTGATTCGTTTGTTGCGCATACCATCACAGGTGGCTCGCATCTGCTTGTGATGCAGTACGGCCCGCTCTGGCGTACGATGCGGAAGCTGGTTCACCAGCACTTTATGGAGACAGCGGTGGAGAAGAGTCATATACACGTTCAGAATGCGGAAGCGGTCCAGATGCTGAGGGACTTTTGTGTGAGGCCGGATCAGCATATGTTGCATCCGAAGAGGTACAGTAACAGTATTATCATGAGTCTGG TGTACGGGGTTCGAACGCCTTCGGTTCACACGGCCCATATGACGCAGTTGTATGAGATGATG GGATGCAGACTGACCATGCGCCCATCTTCCTTCCAGGAGCGATGGTCCAAGGTAATGGAACCAGGCAACACGCCCCCTGTCGACATTTACTCCTTTCTCCACTACATCCCCCAGAAAGTCTTTGGCAACTGGCTCTCGCGCGCAAAGGGGGTCCGGGATGAAATGTGCCAGCTTTACGGGCAGTACCTGGACCTTGTGGACTCGCGGCGCAAAAAGGTTGGCAGCACGGGCTCGTTCATGGATACGGTGCTTGACCAGAATGAGAAGCTCGGCCTCACGCGCCATCAGCTCTATTTCCTCGGCGGTGTCCTCATGGAGGGTGGCTCTGACACGTCGAGTTCGATCATTCTGGCGTTCATTCACGCCATGACAAAGTGGCCTCAGGttctgaagaaggcgcaGGCTGAGATAGATAGTGTCGTAGGCGAAGACAGAACGCCAGTCTGGTCAGACTATGGCTCGCTGCCCTATGTTGCGGCTACAGTCAAGGAGGCCATGAGATGGAGACCTGCTGTCCCGTTGGCGTTCCCgcatgcagctgctgaag ATGACTGGGTTGACGGCCATTTCATACCCAAAGGCAGCACGGTCATCATCAGTGGCTGGGGCATGCACCACAACGAAGCCCGGTTCGGCAATCCTTCAGTCTTCGATCCAGACCACTACAAGGGTCAGACGGCCCTTGCGCCTGAATTAGCTAATGCTTCTGATTACACTGCGCGCGACCACTATGGTTACGGCACCGGACGCCGCATCTGCCCGGGCATCCATGTTGCCGAGCGGAACCTGTTTCTGGCCATTTCGAAACTCATTTGGGCCTTCTCTATCGAGCCCGGAGTGGATGAGAGTGGGAAACTGATCGAGCCGGACTTGCATCCAACGACCGGATATAGTGAAGGGTTTTTGGTCTGCGCAAATGATTTTCCATGTCGGATTATGCCCCGATCGGAGAGACGGCGCGAGACCATCATGAAAGAGTATCAGAGGGCGCAAGAGGAGGTCTTTTCTCGATTCGAGAATATCTCGTCTTGA
- a CDS encoding uncharacterized protein (transcript_id=CADANIAT00006880) has protein sequence MTPATKPIRLVRLAHVCYTHVDLAAASRFLIDFGFQELTQTVSPSTGQRTIYYRGTTTQQPFVYCAREGPEDAFGGAAFVVESREDFDYAAETLPGPAGIVDLEAEGVPGGGLSLTFHDPVDGFPFHLVWGQRGREEEGEKQGEDGLPVLQYNFPTEKHRPGNSSQRFKPGMSSLASPGINYCIQTNLRSGPAPVHKLGHFGMCVTDFARAYEFYTTRFNFKASDLIHDEAGKDVTAFLHLDRGRELVDHHCFFIFEGPKWHVHHSSFETHDFDTQLLGHHWLREKGYTNCWGVGRHIMGSQIFDYWFDPSRFILEHYVDGDLVDETYPTHRSLASPDNLHVWGGSFLFFHVRTRYWSWC, from the exons ATGACGCCAGCAACCAAGCCAATCCGTCTCGTTCGCCTCGCGCACGTCTGCTACACCCACGTGGACCTCGCAGCAGCGTCCCGGTTTCTCATAGATTTCGGCTTCCAGGAGCTGACCCAGACTGTTTCGCCGAGCACCGGCCAGAGAACAATCTACTACCGCGGCACAACCACCCAGCAGCCCTTTGTCTACTGCGCGCGCGAAGGGCCCGAGGACGCCTTTGGCGGTGCCGCGTTTGTGGTCGAATCACGAGAAGACTTTGACTATGCGGCTGAGACACTTCCTGGGCCGGCGGGGATTGTTGATTTGGAGGCAGAAGGTGTTCCTGGAGGCGGACTGTCTCTCACATTCCACGACCCGGTCGATGGATTTCCGTTTCATCTGGTCTGGGGCCAGCGAGGGcgagaagaggagggggagaaACAGGGGGAAGACGGCTTGCCAGTGTTGCAGTATAATTTT CCTACAGAAAAGCATCGGCCAGGAAATAGCAGTCAGAGGTTCAAACCGGGTATGTCCTCCCTGGCATCACCTGGCATCAATTACTGTATACAAACTAACCTGCGATCAGGCCCCGCTCCCGTCCACAAACTCGGGCATTTTGGCATGTGCGTGACGGATTTTGCACGCGCCTACGAGTTTTATACTACtcggttcaacttcaaggcTAGCGAC CTCATCCACGACGAAGCCGGCAAAGACGTGACCGCGTTCCTGCACCTGGACCGTGGCCGCGAGCTCGTAGACCACCactgcttcttcattttcgAAGGGCCCAAGTGGCATGTGCATCACTCGTCTTTTGAAACACATGATTTTGATACGCAGTTGCTGGGCCACCATTGGTTAAGGGAGAAGGGATACACGAATTGTTGGGGGGTGGGGAGGCATATCATGGGGAGTCAGATTTTTGATTACTG GTTTGATCCGTCTCGGTTTATTCTGGAGCATTATGTGGATGGGGATCTGGTGGATGAGACGTACCCTACCCATCGCTCACTTGCTTCGCCGGATAACCTGCATGTTTGGGGTGGGTccttcttattcttccaTGTCCGTACGAGATACTGGTCCTGGTGCTAA
- a CDS encoding uncharacterized protein (transcript_id=CADANIAT00006881) encodes MAPSFLTNSGASEALTNANTMSGASVDEIVETEFLIAGAGPAGAALACFLTSYGLKGIMVSAAPGTANTPRAHITNMAALGLDREMLKVACDGEQHMVHTRWCHSMAGEEYARIYSWGNDPRRKGDYERASPCSPVDLPQTLLEPILVRHATWHGFTTRFDTTLLSFVRDEKQRITATVRDNLSRREYQIRTRYLFGADGARSQIVKQLDLPLAVKPGQGLAINVLVRADLSHLVAHRKGNLHWVMQPDRDHPSFGWMAIIRMVKPWDEWMFILFPTRDYDPASANPSKEEYLQRVRQLIGDETPAEILNISKWYINEIVAETYSDGNNVFCLGDAVHRHPPLNGLGSNTCIQDAFNLAWKVAYVHRGIAGAQLLSTYSAERQPVGHGIVTRANQAFRDHQQIWAALGMLGASLEERQRALQELAEPTIAGRERRQTLQKAVAHTAHEFHGLGVEMNQRYEGPGIYDADEADPFALPGRAAEDPVLYYEPNTYPGCRLPHGTALSHYSPVLEVSRGNRRRRA; translated from the exons ATGGCCCCCTCATTTCTTACAAATTCGGGTGCATCTGAAGCCCTCACAAATGCCAATACCATGTCGGGTGCCAGTGTAGATGAAATTGTCGAGACGGAATTCCTGATTGCCGGTGCAGgtccagcaggagctgctTTGGCCTGTTTTCTCACTTCATACG GACTCAAAGGCATCATGGTCAGTGCGGCGCCTGGCACGGCCAACACGCCGCGAGCACACATCACCAACATGGCTGCTCTTG GCCTTGACCGTGAGATGCTGAAGGTCGCTTGCGATGGAGAACAACATATGGTCCACACGCGATGGTGTCACAGCATGGCGGGCGAAGAGTACGCGCGGATCTACTCGTGGGGAAACGACCCGAGAAGAAAG GGAGACTATGAAAGAGCCAGTCCATGCTCCCCCGTCGATCTGCCCCagacgctgctggagccAATCCTCGTCCGTCACGCAACATGGCACGGATTCACCACCAGATTCGACACCACGCTGCTGTCCTTTGTGCGCGACGAGAAACAGCGCATCACTGCAACAGTCCGCGACAATCTCTCGCGCAGAGAGTACCAGATTCGGACGAGATACCTGTTTGGTGCTGACGGAGCGCGAAGTCAGATTGTGAAGCAACTGGACCTACCGCTGGCCGTCAAACCAGGCCAGGGACTTGCGATCAACGTGCTAGTAAGAGCAGATCTCTCCCACCTAGTCGCTCACCGAAAGGGGAATCTGCACTGGGTCATGCAGCCGGATCGCGACCATCCCAGCTTCGGCTGGATGGCCATCATCCGCATGGTCAAGCCATGGGACGAGTGGatgttcatcctcttcccgaCCCGAGACTATGATCCTGCGAGTGCGAACCCGTCCAAGGAGGAGTACCTGCAGCGAGTTAGGCAGCTGATCGGGGACGAGACACCGGCCGAGATCCTGAACATCTCGAAGTGGTATATCAACGAGATTGTGGCGGAGACATACTCGGACGGCAACAACGTCTTTTGCCTGGGCGACGCAGTGCATCGGCATCCGCCGTTGAACGGCCTTGGATCCAACACTTGTATCCAAGATGCCTTCAATCTCGCCTGGAAGGTTGCATACGTCCACCGCGGCATTGCAGGAGCCCAATTGCTGTCGACATACTCCGCCGAGCGGCAGCCCGTCGGCCACGGGATCGTGACGCGCGCCAACCAGGCGTTCAGGGACCATCAGCAGATCTGGGCGGCGCTCGGAATGCTCGGCGCATCGCTCGAGGAGCGACAGCGTGCGCTTCAAGAGCTGGCCGAGCCCACGATCGCTGGGCGCGAGCGGCGTCAAACCCTCCAGAAGGCTGTTGCGCATACTGCACACGAGTTTCACGGCTTAGGCGTCGAGATGAACCAGCGATACGAGGGTCCAGGAATCTACGACGCAGACGAGGCCGATCCCTTTGCACTCCCTGGCCGGGCGGCCGAGGATCCCGTCTTGTACTATGAGCCGAATACCTATCCCGGCTGCCGGCTGCCGCAT GGCACGGCGCTTTCACACTATTCACCGGTATTGGAGGTGAGCCGTGGAAACAGGCGGCGGAGAGCTTAG